In the Adlercreutzia equolifaciens DSM 19450 genome, one interval contains:
- a CDS encoding helix-turn-helix domain-containing protein, with the protein MEEPLTEDMLAELLDAPDPRAFIKRREVGERSLAEYLDALLLEKGLKRSVVVREAGINETFGYQIFTGARRASRDNLLKLAFAMGCSLRETNRLLQAGGANELYCKNRRDAIVIFAISHGYTLQKTEEELYRFGEATIS; encoded by the coding sequence GTGGAGGAACCGCTGACAGAGGATATGCTGGCCGAGCTCTTGGACGCGCCGGATCCGCGGGCGTTCATCAAACGGCGCGAGGTGGGCGAGCGCAGCTTGGCGGAGTACCTGGACGCCCTTCTGCTAGAGAAGGGGCTGAAGCGCTCAGTGGTGGTGAGAGAGGCCGGTATCAACGAGACCTTCGGCTACCAGATTTTCACCGGCGCTCGGCGCGCCTCGCGGGATAACTTGCTGAAACTTGCCTTCGCTATGGGGTGCTCGTTGCGCGAGACGAACCGCCTTTTGCAGGCGGGAGGCGCCAACGAGCTGTATTGCAAGAATCGGCGAGATGCCATTGTCATCTTCGCCATCAGCCATGGCTATACGCTGCAGAAGACTGAGGAGGAGCTTTACCGGTTCGGCGAGGCGACCATCAGCTAA
- a CDS encoding HipA domain-containing protein produces the protein MTETAGSAILDLPDVPPTLAVERFDRVETERGLVRLHQEDCAQALGIEPGRKYAATATPTKSDPTYKGIAELLSRYAADSLEERKRLLRHLFVSTVLGNTDAHAKNYALLHGGDEVCLAPLYDVVPALEITPNVLFMGLRIDGCIRIDRIERENIVAEARSWGLPARVVDEVLGKAAEDVRLGIAIASELYPEAGARHAAPALERLKAMGF, from the coding sequence GTGACGGAGACGGCTGGCTCAGCCATTCTCGATTTGCCCGACGTGCCGCCTACGCTGGCTGTGGAACGCTTCGACCGAGTTGAAACCGAAAGAGGGCTTGTGCGGCTGCACCAGGAAGACTGCGCGCAGGCTCTCGGCATAGAGCCGGGACGCAAGTACGCGGCAACGGCGACGCCCACGAAAAGCGATCCGACCTATAAGGGCATTGCCGAGCTGCTGTCCCGCTATGCCGCCGACTCGCTGGAAGAGCGCAAGCGGCTGCTGCGGCATCTCTTCGTGAGCACCGTTCTGGGAAATACCGACGCTCACGCCAAGAACTACGCGCTGCTCCACGGGGGCGACGAGGTGTGCCTCGCGCCGCTCTATGACGTCGTGCCAGCCCTTGAGATTACGCCGAACGTGCTGTTCATGGGCTTGCGCATCGATGGCTGCATTCGCATCGATAGGATCGAGCGAGAGAATATTGTAGCTGAGGCCCGCTCATGGGGCCTGCCTGCTCGCGTCGTAGACGAAGTGCTTGGAAAGGCGGCGGAAGATGTTCGCCTCGGCATCGCGATTGCCTCCGAGCTGTATCCCGAAGCCGGCGCCCGCCACGCCGCGCCCGCTTTGGAGCGGTTGAAGGCGATGGGATTCTAG
- a CDS encoding GntR family transcriptional regulator — translation MFPFEVDPTSDLPLWVQLRNRIAYLINDGTLAPGDKLPTVRGLASEISINYNTVNKAYLSLVSDGYLESTRGRGVFVTDLGAKMGAEGEGEADAVLDECIAACRELGMGLDDIERAMSRKIKRLKYDEARERGEVSARIIDFEKPAVRAEKGA, via the coding sequence ATGTTTCCCTTCGAAGTTGATCCGACAAGCGACTTGCCCCTGTGGGTGCAGCTGCGCAACCGCATCGCCTACCTCATCAACGACGGCACCCTGGCGCCCGGCGACAAGCTGCCCACGGTGCGCGGCCTGGCTTCGGAGATCTCCATCAACTACAACACGGTGAACAAGGCCTACCTGAGCCTCGTGTCCGACGGGTACCTGGAATCGACGCGGGGTCGTGGCGTGTTCGTGACCGATTTGGGTGCGAAGATGGGTGCGGAAGGGGAGGGTGAGGCCGATGCGGTGCTAGACGAGTGCATCGCGGCGTGCCGCGAGCTGGGCATGGGGCTAGATGACATCGAGCGCGCCATGAGCCGAAAGATCAAGCGCCTGAAGTACGATGAGGCCCGTGAGCGCGGCGAGGTGTCCGCTCGCATCATCGATTTCGAGAAGCCCGCCGTGCGGGCCGAGAAGGGGGCGTGA
- a CDS encoding slipin family protein, producing MFGKEKSSDERRFRVVPDVSTEVVGERASSAGVLLFSAVLFVVVLACVLGVGALATGRVTLGLIIVAALVALLAIGCCHIAQQWERVVVLRLGRFNRVSGPGLFWTIPVIESNTMRVDTRTRVTTFYAEETLTADLVPMNVDAVLFWHVWDAAAACTEVGDFTRAVEMAAQTALRDAIGRASAAEVAIRREQLDRELKRVLEEKVAPWGVTVLSVEVRDILLPKELQEAMSLEAQAEQRKKARIILMEAEHDIYEILDEMEELIGDHEAISRLRTMHLLNESLREGKGTVVIPSAFAEGFNEGLGDLLKG from the coding sequence ATGTTCGGCAAAGAGAAGTCTTCCGACGAGCGTCGCTTCCGCGTGGTGCCGGATGTGTCTACGGAAGTGGTGGGGGAGCGCGCCTCTTCGGCGGGCGTGCTGCTGTTCTCCGCCGTGCTGTTCGTCGTGGTGCTGGCCTGCGTGCTGGGCGTTGGCGCGCTTGCGACCGGCCGCGTGACCCTAGGACTTATCATCGTGGCCGCGTTGGTGGCGCTTCTTGCCATCGGTTGCTGTCATATCGCTCAGCAGTGGGAGCGCGTGGTGGTGCTTCGCCTCGGGCGCTTTAACCGCGTGTCGGGGCCGGGGCTGTTCTGGACTATTCCCGTCATCGAGTCGAATACCATGCGGGTGGACACGCGCACCCGGGTGACCACCTTCTACGCCGAGGAGACGCTGACGGCCGATCTCGTGCCCATGAACGTGGACGCCGTGCTGTTCTGGCACGTGTGGGACGCCGCCGCGGCCTGCACCGAAGTGGGCGACTTCACCCGCGCCGTGGAGATGGCGGCCCAAACGGCCCTGCGCGACGCTATCGGCCGGGCAAGCGCTGCCGAGGTGGCCATCCGCCGCGAGCAGCTGGATCGGGAGCTCAAACGGGTGCTGGAGGAGAAGGTGGCGCCCTGGGGCGTGACCGTGCTTTCGGTGGAGGTGCGCGACATCCTTCTGCCAAAGGAGCTGCAGGAGGCCATGAGTCTGGAGGCCCAGGCCGAGCAACGCAAGAAGGCCCGCATCATCCTCATGGAGGCGGAGCACGACATCTACGAGATCTTGGACGAAATGGAAGAGCTCATCGGCGACCACGAGGCGATCTCGCGCCTGCGCACCATGCACCTGCTGAACGAGTCGCTGCGCGAGGGCAAGGGCACCGTCGTCATCCCCAGCGCCTTCGCCGAGGGCTTCAACGAGGGCCTGGGCGACCTGCTCAAGGGCTAA
- a CDS encoding HipA N-terminal domain-containing protein, protein MNSETLEVRLGGEKIGQLARTKNGARFAFAEEMASAHPSSPLLSTALCVQEEPFDAQRTFSWFSGLLPEDARLDELQRFYGVAEGDYFGLLAQIGWECAGAVEVMPSEDWALARASQELPREKRLTPEELSARLAALPSHPYDDASSLRVSLGGFQEKLCVTARPEDWAAAEPGHRALSSAALPLDGAPSTHILKPQPQGRLAGLVEAEAWGMEVA, encoded by the coding sequence GTGAATTCCGAGACCCTTGAGGTTCGCCTCGGCGGCGAAAAGATTGGGCAATTGGCTCGCACGAAGAACGGCGCTCGTTTCGCGTTCGCGGAAGAGATGGCCTCGGCGCATCCCTCTTCGCCCCTGCTCTCAACGGCGCTCTGCGTGCAAGAGGAGCCCTTCGATGCCCAGCGGACATTTTCCTGGTTCTCGGGGCTTTTGCCCGAAGACGCGAGGCTCGATGAGCTGCAGCGGTTCTACGGTGTTGCCGAGGGCGACTATTTCGGATTGCTCGCCCAGATTGGCTGGGAGTGCGCCGGCGCCGTTGAGGTGATGCCCTCGGAAGATTGGGCGTTGGCGCGTGCGAGCCAGGAGCTGCCGCGCGAGAAGCGATTGACTCCCGAGGAACTGTCGGCACGTCTGGCGGCATTGCCGTCGCACCCTTACGATGACGCATCTTCTCTGCGGGTGTCGCTTGGCGGCTTTCAGGAGAAGCTGTGCGTGACTGCGAGACCAGAAGACTGGGCTGCGGCTGAGCCAGGCCACAGGGCCTTAAGTTCCGCGGCGCTTCCTTTGGACGGGGCTCCTTCGACGCATATATTGAAGCCGCAGCCCCAGGGTCGGCTTGCAGGATTGGTCGAAGCGGAAGCATGGGGAATGGAGGTCGCATGA
- the nrfD gene encoding NrfD/PsrC family molybdoenzyme membrane anchor subunit, with translation MFSELVVAYLFLGGTGAGALLIAAVLMLLADERAVSRGVVVRFRDNGSAAYRRLFVSILVASLVVLVLGVLCLAADVGRLDRILLLAVSSPSNYLVVGFWALLLCGTLAAAMLLVWLGVPSVSLPLFRALAVLLAAVSFVAVIYTGLLLSGMPSVPLWFGPWLPGLFAISALSCGVALVGMVAVFSGMATVFGRTMRQVVRADMVLLALEAVVVALWLGAAWLEHGGSASSGATPTDAAALASVASVLNGACSLPFWGGLVLVGLVAPFAIEAVLARCNASKDVAEASLASRALLASAGCVLVGGACLRAVVVAAGMLPVVSVPF, from the coding sequence GTGTTCAGCGAACTGGTGGTTGCTTACCTCTTTCTGGGAGGGACAGGGGCGGGCGCGCTCTTGATTGCCGCAGTGCTGATGCTCCTCGCTGACGAGAGAGCCGTGAGCCGCGGAGTGGTTGTGCGCTTCAGAGACAACGGAAGCGCTGCCTATCGCCGACTGTTCGTGTCGATACTCGTGGCCTCGCTGGTAGTCTTAGTGCTGGGGGTCCTGTGCCTTGCGGCTGATGTGGGGCGCCTCGATCGCATCCTTTTGCTGGCGGTTTCATCCCCTTCGAATTATCTGGTCGTAGGATTCTGGGCACTTTTGCTTTGTGGCACGTTGGCGGCAGCCATGCTTCTTGTGTGGCTCGGGGTGCCGTCGGTGTCTCTGCCTCTATTCAGAGCGCTCGCTGTCTTGCTTGCGGCGGTGTCTTTCGTCGCGGTGATCTATACGGGACTGTTGCTGTCGGGTATGCCGTCGGTGCCGTTGTGGTTCGGCCCGTGGCTGCCGGGGCTGTTCGCGATCTCGGCTCTCTCGTGCGGAGTGGCGCTTGTGGGCATGGTGGCAGTATTTTCGGGAATGGCGACGGTTTTCGGCCGAACGATGCGGCAAGTCGTTCGCGCCGATATGGTTCTCCTTGCCCTGGAGGCGGTCGTCGTGGCGCTGTGGCTTGGTGCAGCGTGGCTGGAACACGGCGGCTCGGCTTCCTCGGGGGCAACGCCTACCGATGCGGCCGCGTTGGCATCGGTGGCCTCCGTATTGAACGGTGCGTGCTCTCTGCCGTTCTGGGGCGGCCTTGTGCTCGTTGGCCTTGTTGCTCCTTTTGCGATAGAGGCTGTCCTCGCGCGTTGCAATGCGAGTAAGGACGTCGCCGAGGCGTCTCTCGCCTCGCGCGCGTTGCTCGCCAGCGCCGGTTGCGTTCTTGTTGGCGGCGCCTGTTTGCGCGCGGTCGTAGTGGCGGCCGGGATGCTGCCCGTTGTTTCTGTTCCCTTCTAG
- a CDS encoding DUF5067 domain-containing protein yields METQPRSAMAVASLVLGIVALVTSILPIINNLSFLLAILGIVFAIIGLVGISKGKKSGKGLGIAGLVLSVIAFILVLVMQSAFSAALDQAMEESGLDTATAQGAAVEDSGSATEPQAAEQSASDAAAYGVTIDGCRVTEDYQGNPAAVVTYTFTNNSDEATSFMVALYPKVFQNGVELGTAIGSDWDSEKYSSDVKPDSSTTVEMGYALEDMSDITVEVEELLSFSDAVLAEQTFSLS; encoded by the coding sequence ATGGAAACGCAACCTCGCTCGGCTATGGCCGTGGCTTCTCTCGTATTGGGAATCGTGGCACTGGTCACGTCGATTCTGCCGATTATCAACAACCTCTCCTTCCTTTTGGCCATTCTCGGCATCGTCTTCGCCATCATTGGATTGGTAGGTATTTCGAAGGGGAAGAAGAGCGGCAAGGGCCTAGGGATCGCCGGCCTCGTGCTTTCCGTGATCGCCTTCATTCTCGTGCTCGTAATGCAGAGCGCCTTCAGCGCCGCCCTCGACCAGGCCATGGAGGAGAGCGGCCTGGATACGGCGACGGCGCAGGGTGCAGCAGTCGAAGATTCCGGATCTGCGACTGAGCCCCAGGCGGCCGAGCAGAGCGCATCGGACGCGGCCGCTTACGGCGTGACCATCGACGGCTGCCGGGTGACTGAGGACTACCAGGGAAATCCGGCTGCCGTGGTGACCTACACCTTCACGAACAATTCCGACGAGGCGACCAGCTTCATGGTGGCGCTTTATCCCAAAGTGTTCCAAAACGGCGTTGAGCTGGGCACAGCCATCGGCAGCGATTGGGATTCCGAGAAGTACTCGAGCGATGTGAAGCCTGATTCCTCTACGACGGTGGAGATGGGCTACGCCCTGGAGGACATGAGCGACATCACGGTTGAGGTCGAGGAGCTTTTGAGCTTCAGCGACGCCGTCTTGGCCGAGCAGACGTTCTCGCTGAGCTAG
- a CDS encoding undecaprenyl-diphosphate phosphatase — translation MFIEVLKAFFIGVVEGITEWLPISSTGHMILVDEFVKLNVSAEFLELFLVVIQLGAIMAVLILYFHKLNPFSPKKTSAEKRGTWRLWGMVAIGCIPAAAIGLTLDDFFNEYFYNAWTVAIALIVYGVVFILLERRNRRREAAYLASRAPRRPRGAHARPVPEVGPGDDGDDAEMALFRVRTVDEIDWKTSLKIGCFQMLAIIPGTSRSGSTIIGGMLCGCSRTAAAEFTFFLAIPVMFGWGVLKLIKYLMAVGLAMTATEIAVLVVGIVTAFVVSVISIKFLMGYIKKNDFTAFGVYRIIVGLVVLAYFGVKVLL, via the coding sequence ATGTTTATCGAAGTTCTGAAGGCGTTCTTCATCGGCGTCGTGGAGGGCATCACCGAATGGCTGCCCATCTCTTCCACGGGCCACATGATTCTCGTGGACGAGTTCGTGAAGCTGAACGTGTCGGCGGAGTTCCTGGAGCTGTTCTTAGTGGTCATCCAACTGGGCGCCATCATGGCCGTGCTCATCCTGTACTTCCATAAGCTGAACCCGTTCTCGCCGAAGAAGACGTCGGCCGAGAAGCGCGGCACGTGGCGGCTGTGGGGCATGGTGGCCATCGGCTGCATCCCGGCGGCGGCCATCGGACTTACGCTGGACGACTTCTTCAACGAGTACTTCTACAACGCGTGGACGGTGGCCATCGCCCTTATCGTCTACGGCGTCGTGTTCATCCTGCTGGAGCGGCGCAACCGTCGGCGCGAGGCAGCCTACCTGGCCAGTCGCGCCCCTCGGCGTCCCCGCGGCGCCCATGCGCGTCCCGTGCCTGAGGTGGGTCCGGGCGACGATGGCGACGACGCCGAGATGGCCCTGTTCCGCGTGCGCACCGTGGACGAGATCGACTGGAAGACGTCGCTGAAGATCGGCTGCTTCCAAATGCTTGCCATCATCCCCGGCACGTCGCGCTCGGGCTCCACCATCATCGGCGGCATGCTGTGCGGCTGCTCGCGCACGGCGGCGGCGGAGTTCACGTTCTTTCTCGCGATTCCCGTCATGTTCGGCTGGGGCGTGCTGAAGCTCATCAAGTATCTGATGGCCGTGGGTCTGGCCATGACGGCCACCGAGATCGCCGTGCTCGTGGTGGGCATCGTGACGGCATTCGTGGTGTCGGTGATCTCCATCAAGTTCCTCATGGGCTACATCAAGAAGAACGACTTCACGGCGTTCGGCGTCTACCGCATCATCGTAGGTTTGGTGGTGCTCGCCTACTTCGGCGTGAAGGTGCTGCTGTAG
- a CDS encoding acyltransferase family protein, translating into MHGHGSGGPKDVWTHNVEATASLLIAFGTLITTCSAQGLFTPSTASRWILEYLVPFQLPIFYFCLGFLYQRYRTTRTPRAWGQNLRRELALMGIPFAAFTVLVLLTNSVVGAKPPLSVADLLRALFIEPVIPVGYFYTCLIIYAITPTVKSRRNASGLLFAAVAAKAAIVALASLPATAEMAARLPYAVTSVAENWIWVAGGMAMALYRGLPLVRGSEKAWALGALWVATSVIAFYAGWTGETSHAVLDALGVLWATSLFSTVFRSGRQNRFYGFVTRYTMAIWLFHGICLALYFHLWKAAGISVTAAPWMAAAGAALVCYGMPVLIMAALSRLGKAGIIVYPARHLPPAPATMLRKTPH; encoded by the coding sequence ATGCACGGCCACGGCTCCGGCGGCCCCAAGGACGTCTGGACGCACAACGTGGAAGCCACCGCGTCCCTCCTCATCGCCTTCGGCACCCTCATCACCACCTGCAGCGCCCAGGGCCTTTTCACCCCCTCGACCGCCAGTCGGTGGATTCTCGAGTACCTCGTTCCCTTCCAGCTGCCGATTTTCTACTTCTGCCTGGGCTTTCTCTACCAGCGCTACCGCACGACGCGCACCCCTCGCGCCTGGGGCCAGAACCTCCGCCGCGAGCTGGCGCTCATGGGCATCCCCTTCGCAGCGTTCACCGTGCTCGTGCTGCTCACGAACTCGGTCGTCGGCGCGAAGCCGCCTCTGTCGGTCGCCGATCTCCTCCGCGCGCTCTTCATCGAGCCCGTCATTCCCGTCGGCTACTTCTATACCTGCCTCATCATTTACGCCATCACCCCCACCGTGAAGAGCCGCCGCAACGCCAGCGGCCTCCTGTTCGCCGCCGTCGCAGCGAAAGCAGCCATCGTGGCGCTCGCTTCGCTGCCCGCCACCGCCGAGATGGCCGCGCGCCTCCCCTACGCCGTCACCTCCGTGGCCGAGAACTGGATCTGGGTTGCCGGCGGCATGGCCATGGCGCTCTACCGGGGCCTGCCCCTCGTGCGCGGATCCGAGAAGGCCTGGGCCCTCGGCGCCCTGTGGGTGGCCACCAGCGTGATCGCCTTCTACGCCGGCTGGACCGGCGAGACGTCCCACGCCGTTCTGGACGCGCTCGGCGTGCTGTGGGCGACCTCCCTGTTCTCCACCGTGTTCCGCAGCGGGCGGCAGAACCGCTTCTACGGCTTCGTGACCCGCTACACCATGGCCATCTGGCTCTTCCACGGCATCTGCCTCGCCCTGTACTTCCATCTTTGGAAGGCGGCCGGCATCTCCGTCACGGCAGCACCGTGGATGGCGGCCGCGGGGGCGGCGCTCGTCTGCTACGGCATGCCGGTGCTGATCATGGCCGCCCTTTCGCGCCTTGGGAAGGCCGGCATCATCGTGTATCCGGCCCGCCATCTGCCGCCCGCGCCGGCCACCATGCTCCGGAAGACGCCGCACTAA
- a CDS encoding helix-turn-helix transcriptional regulator produces the protein MLKAAHPGGLIPPILHPSPLNRENTGERTDRTGALLFAGAVASFGLALVLIGAAVSFAAGAPAPANLDQSTLVFGSLAAACALAALGMMLALRERSLRTQQMRRVTRAEQIQGELDSLGLTPKEMPIAKLILQHQSYATIAAERHLAVRTVQFHATNIFRKAYVSNRRDFERVILADERNDDRSDGGRRDTPCCRSNQTTPPDGRGAARPGCALRGQNTCLPGGGSDNPATGLPAQNPGSEQERGDPDRPAGSPTTLRSRAALRHGRQEGGRP, from the coding sequence ATGCTGAAAGCTGCCCACCCCGGCGGTCTGATCCCGCCCATCCTCCATCCCTCCCCGCTCAACCGCGAAAACACCGGCGAGCGCACCGACCGGACGGGCGCGCTCCTGTTCGCAGGCGCCGTGGCTTCCTTCGGGCTAGCTCTCGTGCTCATCGGCGCTGCCGTTTCGTTCGCCGCCGGAGCGCCAGCGCCGGCGAACCTCGACCAGTCGACCCTCGTGTTCGGATCCTTGGCAGCGGCCTGCGCCCTGGCGGCACTCGGCATGATGCTGGCCTTGCGGGAGAGAAGCCTGCGCACGCAGCAAATGCGCCGCGTCACCCGTGCCGAGCAGATCCAGGGAGAGCTGGACAGTCTGGGCCTCACGCCCAAGGAGATGCCCATTGCCAAGCTCATCCTGCAGCATCAAAGCTACGCGACCATCGCCGCCGAGCGGCACCTGGCCGTGCGCACGGTGCAATTCCATGCCACGAATATCTTCCGGAAGGCCTATGTCAGCAATCGGCGCGATTTCGAGCGTGTCATCCTGGCCGACGAGCGCAACGACGACCGGAGCGACGGCGGCCGTCGCGACACTCCCTGCTGCCGCAGCAACCAAACGACACCGCCCGACGGCCGAGGCGCCGCGCGCCCCGGATGCGCCCTCCGCGGCCAAAATACCTGCTTGCCCGGGGGCGGCTCCGACAACCCGGCGACGGGCCTCCCCGCGCAAAACCCTGGCAGCGAGCAAGAGCGCGGAGATCCCGACCGTCCCGCTGGCAGCCCCACGACCCTCCGCAGCAGGGCGGCCCTGCGCCACGGCAGGCAGGAGGGAGGACGGCCATAG
- a CDS encoding serine/threonine protein kinase: MENDPLAAYLDALARDVCYRVDEVLKTAPHETTEVVYFVGANAAELGPFVRKRIAVDAAMGDAYGHLFQAQRAGRRFRHLPRIYDVHTTGNELVVVMEYIQGRTLRDEVYERDGSVALAAQWFPLLCDGVMELHEQFSPPLIHRDLKPTNIVVSDAGLTIIDFGIARAFREGAAGDTAHFGTRCYAPPEQFGYGQTDERSDVYALGMLLYYLLAERDPSPSVAAAGFAGPEVPFALRPVLQRACAFDPAARFQTVRDLKAAFLAALAPAGASPADRGVVVTQVAGAGRVSPADWAAPAGQAAPVGGDLGRPWAATAVSAAAPIDDRPHGVVVSRVRRAFSTLSSGETAGLVVDVALLVVWLLFMAVLIAMPFTPDERYATWPFWLLAFQYWTFGIPFFTGFLFILTDVRVLRRAAPRLRLLQGARLRILGIALVAVGVIAVGVTMAIANAMGLPTGS; this comes from the coding sequence ATGGAAAACGACCCTCTTGCCGCATATCTTGACGCCCTCGCCCGCGACGTGTGCTATCGCGTCGATGAGGTATTGAAGACGGCGCCCCACGAGACGACCGAGGTGGTGTACTTTGTGGGGGCCAACGCGGCGGAGCTCGGACCGTTCGTTCGCAAGCGCATCGCGGTTGATGCGGCCATGGGAGACGCCTACGGCCACTTGTTCCAAGCGCAGCGCGCCGGGCGTCGCTTCCGACATTTGCCGCGCATCTACGATGTTCATACCACTGGCAACGAGCTGGTGGTGGTCATGGAATACATCCAGGGACGCACGCTGCGGGACGAGGTGTACGAACGCGACGGATCGGTCGCCCTGGCGGCGCAGTGGTTTCCACTCCTTTGCGACGGGGTGATGGAATTGCACGAGCAGTTCTCGCCGCCTTTGATCCATCGCGATTTGAAGCCAACGAACATCGTGGTGAGCGATGCGGGTCTCACGATCATCGACTTCGGCATTGCCCGGGCCTTTCGCGAGGGGGCTGCGGGGGATACGGCTCATTTCGGCACGCGCTGCTACGCGCCGCCCGAGCAGTTCGGCTACGGGCAGACCGACGAGCGCAGCGACGTGTATGCGCTGGGAATGCTGCTCTACTACCTGCTGGCCGAGCGCGATCCGTCGCCGTCGGTGGCTGCGGCGGGGTTCGCGGGGCCGGAAGTGCCTTTCGCGCTGCGCCCCGTGCTCCAGCGCGCCTGCGCCTTTGATCCGGCGGCCCGCTTCCAGACGGTGCGCGACCTGAAGGCGGCGTTCCTCGCGGCGCTCGCCCCAGCCGGGGCTTCTCCTGCAGACCGGGGTGTCGTTGTGACCCAGGTCGCCGGCGCGGGTCGGGTTTCCCCTGCGGATTGGGCCGCCCCTGCAGGCCAGGCTGCTCCCGTAGGGGGCGACCTTGGTCGCCCCTGGGCCGCGACGGCGGTGAGTGCCGCAGCTCCGATCGATGACAGACCGCATGGCGTAGTCGTTTCTCGGGTAAGGCGTGCTTTCTCGACGCTCTCCTCCGGTGAAACGGCAGGGCTCGTGGTCGATGTCGCCCTCTTGGTGGTGTGGTTGCTGTTCATGGCAGTCCTCATCGCAATGCCGTTCACGCCCGACGAGCGTTACGCCACCTGGCCGTTCTGGCTGCTCGCCTTTCAGTATTGGACGTTCGGTATTCCGTTCTTCACGGGCTTTCTTTTCATTTTGACCGACGTCCGCGTTTTGCGTCGGGCGGCTCCGAGGCTTCGCCTTCTGCAGGGAGCTCGTTTGCGAATCTTGGGCATCGCGCTGGTTGCCGTGGGCGTGATAGCCGTGGGCGTGACGATGGCGATCGCGAACGCCATGGGACTTCCGACCGGCTCGTAG
- a CDS encoding TrmH family RNA methyltransferase has product MNKSQTSFLAGGDPYLAPFSSMTDGQLRDPKQLVGLARAIDPEGAPERLASGLFVAESVNVIDRALNAGCVPFAVLTDRRWLAASEALLEKVHAANPAAPVAVVSSEEMRSITGYEMTRGPLAAFHRPPEPDLAALLTGAHRVAVLEDVTNYTNIGAIFRSAAALGIDAVLLTPACHDPLFRRASRVSMGTVFQVPWARIGHARDWAAEGVARLREAGFVTAALALADDALSIADTRLKAADKLALVLGTEGGGLAASTIAACDWTVRIPMHHGVDSLNVAAASAVAFWETRREG; this is encoded by the coding sequence ATGAACAAGTCGCAAACATCTTTTCTGGCGGGGGGCGACCCGTATCTGGCGCCGTTCTCGTCCATGACCGACGGGCAGCTGCGCGACCCCAAGCAGCTCGTGGGCCTGGCCCGCGCCATCGACCCGGAGGGCGCGCCGGAGCGCTTGGCGTCGGGCCTGTTCGTCGCTGAGTCCGTGAACGTCATCGACCGCGCCCTTAACGCCGGGTGCGTCCCCTTCGCCGTGCTCACCGACCGGCGCTGGCTCGCCGCCTCCGAAGCGCTCTTGGAAAAGGTGCACGCGGCTAATCCGGCCGCCCCCGTGGCCGTGGTCTCCTCGGAGGAGATGCGCTCCATCACCGGCTACGAGATGACCCGCGGGCCCTTGGCCGCCTTTCACCGGCCGCCCGAGCCCGACCTGGCCGCCCTGCTTACTGGCGCCCACCGCGTCGCCGTGCTGGAGGACGTCACGAACTACACCAACATCGGGGCCATCTTCCGCAGCGCCGCCGCCCTCGGCATCGATGCGGTGCTGCTCACGCCGGCCTGCCACGACCCGCTGTTCCGCCGCGCGTCGCGCGTTTCCATGGGCACGGTGTTCCAAGTGCCCTGGGCCCGCATCGGGCACGCGCGCGATTGGGCGGCCGAAGGCGTGGCGCGCCTGCGCGAGGCCGGCTTTGTCACAGCCGCCCTGGCCCTGGCCGACGACGCGCTTTCCATCGCCGATACGCGTCTGAAGGCAGCCGACAAGCTGGCCCTCGTACTGGGCACGGAAGGCGGCGGCCTGGCCGCCTCCACCATCGCCGCCTGCGACTGGACCGTGCGCATCCCCATGCACCACGGGGTCGATTCCCTGAACGTCGCCGCCGCCAGCGCCGTCGCCTTCTGGGAAACCCGCCGGGAAGGCTAG
- a CDS encoding helix-turn-helix transcriptional regulator has protein sequence MKWTNVYGLDQLGSFLQKTRKEKGYTQDEFAEIIGASHATLSALENGKGVSSQTLMRAISDLGLKLVVLPKGAQAEVHDAPASVVSLLRSRQEGGQQ, from the coding sequence ATGAAGTGGACCAATGTGTACGGCCTTGACCAGCTCGGGTCGTTTCTCCAGAAAACCCGCAAGGAAAAGGGGTACACCCAAGATGAGTTCGCCGAGATCATCGGTGCCTCCCACGCCACCCTTTCGGCTCTTGAAAATGGCAAGGGCGTCAGCTCCCAGACCCTCATGCGCGCCATCAGCGATTTGGGCTTGAAGCTGGTGGTGCTCCCCAAGGGCGCTCAAGCCGAAGTGCATGATGCCCCTGCGTCGGTGGTGTCGCTTCTGCGCTCGCGCCAAGAAGGGGGTCAACAGTGA